A DNA window from Christiangramia salexigens contains the following coding sequences:
- the proB gene encoding glutamate 5-kinase, translating to MDKKRRIVVKVGTNVMTNKDNRILGPVLKSLVRQIATLYEEDIMVVLVSSGSAIAGKEILGEIKIEDDSKRRQVYSSVGQPRMMRHYYSIFHDYGMRCAQVLATKRDFSPGIHRENMINCYESLLSEGIIPIANEDDAVSVTMSMFSDNDELASLVAELIGAEKLIILSDTDGLYTGHPEDDDSEKLNKVQIDENVEKYVQESDKGEGEGRGGMESKIKIAKGTAAKNITTYIANGKREDVILDIMAGKPVGTKFTS from the coding sequence ATGGATAAGAAAAGAAGAATTGTCGTAAAAGTTGGTACTAATGTAATGACCAATAAAGACAATAGAATATTAGGACCAGTATTAAAGAGTTTAGTAAGGCAAATTGCAACCTTATACGAGGAAGACATTATGGTTGTACTTGTTTCTTCAGGTTCTGCAATTGCAGGAAAAGAAATCTTAGGAGAAATTAAGATCGAAGATGACAGTAAGCGTAGACAGGTTTACTCATCTGTTGGACAACCTCGTATGATGCGTCATTATTATAGCATATTCCATGATTATGGGATGAGATGTGCGCAGGTATTGGCCACTAAAAGAGATTTCAGCCCGGGGATCCATAGAGAGAATATGATTAACTGTTATGAATCTCTGTTATCTGAAGGGATTATCCCAATTGCGAACGAGGATGATGCCGTTTCGGTTACAATGTCCATGTTCTCAGATAATGATGAGTTGGCAAGTTTAGTTGCTGAACTTATTGGTGCTGAAAAGCTTATCATATTAAGTGATACCGACGGACTTTATACCGGCCACCCTGAAGATGATGATTCTGAAAAACTGAATAAAGTTCAGATAGATGAGAACGTTGAGAAATATGTTCAGGAATCAGACAAAGGTGAAGGTGAAGGCCGAGGAGGAATGGAGTCCAAAATCAAGATCGCCAAAGGTACTGCCGCAAAGAATATTACGACCTATATCGCAAATGGTAAGCGTGAAGATGTAATTCTTGATATTATGGCAGGGAAACCTGTTGGTACGAAATTCACCTCGTAA
- a CDS encoding peptidase M61 produces the protein MKKLIIGIAAISLLFSCKTQNVATPKQPIVASINLVDVEDDKVWVTVDPDRFSSEITTFYIPKTVPGTYSTDNYGKFSENFKALDYQGNEMPVTKIDDNSWDIANAKNLDKVMYQVNDSFDWENEGGVYSMAGTNILKDKNFLLNLHGFVGYFKNMTEEKYRLEIQRPAKLIPGTSLTVSQSLDSNDKSSKTDIFNLNRYFEVIDHPIMYATPDTARINIQGMEVLLDVYSPNKKFTAQSIKPSMQKMLSAQKSFLGDIDNTNKYAILLYLAEDDKPDAGNFGALEHHTSTVVVLSESMSPAALEKSMTDIVSHEFFHILTPLNVHSKEIHYFDYNDPKMSQHLWMYEGVTEYFANLFQIDQGLITNQEFYDRMTDKISISRNFDDTIPFTIMSKNILEDEYKDSYYNVYMKGALIGMALDIRLRELSNGESGILDLMKKLGEKYGKDRPFEDADLISDIVSLTYPEIQQFFDSYVSGSTPIPYDEFFQKVGLEEREVMTEVGFFLKGQTPYIRANQQTMEIVFRENVELNSFLTEFGIEGGDVLKSVNGKEYNIQNVYGLIQISEEWKEGDDISMIVMRNGEKLELNGKITTPMDTNKKLVEIEDAPAAQVALRNAWLKN, from the coding sequence ATGAAAAAACTTATAATAGGTATTGCAGCCATTAGTTTACTATTCTCGTGTAAAACGCAGAATGTTGCAACTCCTAAGCAGCCCATTGTAGCCAGTATTAATTTAGTGGATGTAGAGGATGATAAAGTCTGGGTAACTGTAGACCCGGATAGATTTTCTTCTGAAATAACTACGTTCTACATTCCTAAAACAGTCCCCGGAACTTATTCCACCGATAATTACGGAAAGTTCTCTGAAAATTTTAAGGCTCTGGATTATCAGGGAAATGAAATGCCTGTTACTAAGATCGATGATAACAGCTGGGATATAGCCAATGCTAAAAATCTTGATAAAGTGATGTATCAGGTAAATGATTCATTTGACTGGGAGAATGAAGGTGGCGTATACTCCATGGCCGGCACCAACATTTTGAAGGATAAAAATTTTCTGCTGAACCTGCATGGTTTCGTTGGTTATTTTAAGAATATGACAGAGGAAAAATACAGACTGGAAATCCAAAGACCAGCCAAGCTTATTCCCGGAACGTCTTTAACCGTTAGCCAAAGTCTGGACAGCAATGACAAGAGTTCCAAAACTGATATCTTCAACCTCAACAGATATTTTGAAGTTATAGATCATCCAATAATGTATGCGACTCCAGATACCGCCAGGATCAATATTCAGGGAATGGAAGTTTTGCTGGATGTTTATTCACCCAATAAGAAATTTACTGCACAGTCCATCAAACCTTCTATGCAAAAAATGTTATCTGCCCAAAAAAGTTTCCTTGGGGATATAGATAATACGAACAAATATGCCATCCTCCTCTATCTCGCTGAGGATGATAAACCAGATGCAGGAAATTTTGGCGCCCTGGAACATCACACCTCAACAGTGGTTGTGCTTTCGGAATCCATGAGTCCTGCAGCATTGGAAAAATCGATGACCGATATAGTATCACATGAATTTTTCCACATTCTTACACCTTTAAATGTACATTCTAAGGAAATTCATTACTTCGATTATAACGATCCAAAAATGTCTCAGCATTTATGGATGTACGAGGGTGTAACTGAATATTTTGCCAACCTTTTTCAGATAGATCAAGGCTTGATCACCAATCAGGAATTCTACGATAGAATGACTGATAAGATCAGTATATCCAGAAACTTTGATGATACAATTCCTTTTACCATAATGAGTAAGAATATTCTTGAGGATGAATACAAGGATAGCTACTATAATGTTTATATGAAAGGTGCTCTTATTGGAATGGCACTGGATATAAGGCTAAGGGAGTTAAGCAATGGAGAGTCCGGTATTCTTGACCTTATGAAAAAACTCGGAGAAAAGTATGGGAAAGACAGACCTTTTGAAGATGCAGATCTAATATCTGATATTGTATCACTTACCTATCCCGAAATTCAGCAGTTTTTTGATTCTTATGTATCAGGTTCCACCCCTATCCCTTATGACGAATTCTTTCAAAAAGTTGGTTTGGAAGAAAGAGAAGTAATGACTGAAGTGGGCTTTTTCTTAAAAGGACAGACACCTTATATAAGAGCAAATCAGCAAACTATGGAAATTGTTTTCAGGGAAAATGTAGAATTGAATTCTTTCCTAACAGAGTTTGGAATTGAAGGCGGAGATGTACTTAAATCTGTAAACGGAAAAGAATATAATATTCAGAACGTTTATGGTCTTATTCAGATTTCAGAAGAATGGAAAGAGGGTGACGATATTTCAATGATAGTTATGAGAAACGGAGAAAAGCTTGAGTTAAATGGAAAAATTACCACCCCCATGGACACTAATAAGAAACTTGTTGAAATTGAAGATGCACCAGCTGCTCAGGTGGCCCTTAGAAATGCCTGGCTCAAGAATTAG
- a CDS encoding cation:proton antiporter, with amino-acid sequence MEIPMLQDIVIILGLSIVIILAFQKLKLPAILGFLLAGIIAGPHAFNLISSQHEVELLSEIGIIFLLFVIGIELSLKGLASIKRIIFLGGGLQVGGTILITAAISTFVGLPLNTSIFLGFLFSLSSTAIVLKLLQERGEITSPHGRIGLGILIFQDIIVVPMMLFTPLLAGETPNILSTIVIMVLKILLVLVIVYILAQYVAPKIFGWVVKTKNQELFILTVVVFCFGVAWLTSTVGLSLALGAFFAGLIISESDYSHQATANVLPFREIFISFFFISVGSLLNLSFFFNNIVIIMLLVLAVVLLKMLVVGITVYILRYPTRTLFLAVFSLFQVGEFSLLLSGVGKDNGLIPENIYQYFLAISIITMGITPFLISSAPKITYSLLKAPIPSAVRKRLENIKKSTKAEEEFSEENLHDHLVIIGYGINGENISKAARKAEIPYVVLDTNPETFQKAKSNKEPIIFGDATNSTILKHAHIQEARVIVIAISDPGATKKILTSIRQFTQTATVIVRTRYVREIEEVLKLGADEVIPEEFETSIEIFTRVLKKYLVPFDEIQEFTNQIRSSDYEMLTSLKKKPHSPALQHLNIPNREIVTMKVQRDNRKIVGKSIEDSGIGKNYRVTVLAIQRDRRYLTEISPDTQIVQGDLLYLFGHPNNINHLNKLLSF; translated from the coding sequence ATGGAAATCCCAATGCTTCAGGATATTGTTATCATTTTAGGCTTATCTATTGTGATAATTCTGGCCTTTCAAAAGCTAAAACTTCCTGCAATTCTTGGGTTCCTTCTTGCCGGTATAATTGCCGGACCTCATGCATTTAACCTGATAAGTTCGCAACACGAGGTAGAACTCCTTTCGGAAATAGGAATTATTTTTCTGCTCTTTGTGATTGGTATAGAACTATCACTTAAAGGCCTGGCCTCCATTAAAAGGATCATCTTTTTAGGAGGAGGATTACAGGTTGGGGGAACAATTTTAATTACCGCCGCGATCTCAACCTTCGTAGGGCTTCCTCTTAATACTTCTATATTTTTAGGCTTTCTTTTCAGTTTAAGTAGTACTGCCATAGTATTAAAGTTACTTCAGGAAAGAGGGGAAATTACCTCTCCACACGGCCGTATTGGACTTGGGATCTTAATATTTCAGGATATCATCGTAGTGCCCATGATGCTGTTTACTCCTTTACTCGCGGGAGAAACACCAAATATTTTATCCACAATTGTTATCATGGTACTCAAGATCCTCTTAGTGCTTGTAATCGTATATATACTGGCGCAATATGTAGCACCAAAAATATTTGGCTGGGTAGTAAAAACTAAAAATCAGGAGTTATTTATATTAACCGTAGTGGTATTTTGCTTTGGAGTAGCATGGCTAACTTCCACGGTGGGATTATCCCTAGCACTTGGAGCTTTCTTTGCCGGTCTGATCATTTCAGAGTCCGATTACAGCCATCAGGCCACCGCTAATGTGCTCCCTTTTAGAGAAATCTTTATCAGTTTCTTTTTTATCTCTGTTGGTTCTCTGTTAAATCTTAGTTTCTTTTTCAACAATATAGTAATCATAATGTTATTAGTGCTTGCTGTAGTACTGTTAAAGATGCTAGTGGTAGGCATCACAGTTTATATACTAAGATATCCAACAAGGACTTTATTTCTTGCAGTATTTAGCCTCTTTCAGGTGGGTGAATTCTCACTATTGCTTTCGGGAGTTGGAAAAGATAACGGGCTGATCCCTGAAAATATATACCAGTACTTCCTGGCGATTTCAATCATTACTATGGGAATAACACCTTTCCTAATTTCTTCTGCTCCAAAGATCACATATTCTCTCCTAAAGGCTCCTATCCCATCGGCAGTCAGAAAAAGACTGGAGAATATCAAGAAAAGCACGAAAGCAGAAGAAGAATTTTCTGAAGAGAATTTGCATGATCATCTGGTCATTATAGGCTACGGAATAAATGGTGAAAATATTTCCAAGGCCGCAAGAAAAGCCGAGATTCCATACGTGGTTCTGGATACCAATCCTGAAACTTTCCAAAAGGCAAAATCCAATAAGGAACCAATTATTTTTGGGGACGCCACAAATTCAACAATTTTAAAACATGCCCATATCCAGGAAGCCAGGGTTATAGTGATAGCGATCTCTGATCCCGGAGCGACCAAAAAAATTCTAACATCGATTCGCCAATTTACTCAAACTGCAACGGTGATCGTAAGAACACGTTATGTTCGGGAAATCGAAGAAGTGCTAAAACTGGGAGCAGATGAAGTGATTCCGGAAGAGTTCGAAACCTCTATTGAGATATTTACCAGAGTATTAAAGAAATACCTTGTTCCTTTCGATGAAATTCAGGAGTTTACAAATCAGATACGTTCCTCAGATTATGAGATGTTAACTTCCTTAAAGAAGAAACCACACTCGCCTGCCCTACAGCATTTAAATATCCCTAATCGCGAGATAGTAACGATGAAAGTTCAAAGGGATAATCGAAAGATCGTGGGTAAAAGCATTGAAGATTCCGGAATAGGAAAAAATTACAGGGTTACCGTCCTGGCAATCCAAAGAGACAGAAGATACCTAACCGAGATCTCTCCAGATACCCAGATCGTTCAGGGCGACTTATTATATCTGTTTGGACATCCAAATAATATTAATCATTTAAACAAGTTGCTTTCTTTCTGA
- the proC gene encoding pyrroline-5-carboxylate reductase: protein MKTLVIGAGNMGLTYAEGMASSAMLNRRNLMVFDKSADVIARLRDLDHFDVYENLSECLPEADIVFVAVKPYHCEDLFEEMKPMVNKEQIFVSLMAGVTIEKIQNGLGVKKVVRSMPNLPAQVGKGVTSYTESKEVSRVELLMVRNLLDTTGESIHVENENFIDASTGISGSGPAYVFYFMQSMLEAALKMGFSKNDSKVLVSQTFEGAVELFNQNDLSPGTWMERVASKGGTTRAALDSMDDNNVKELIKDAAYAAFDRAVELGEEK from the coding sequence ATGAAAACATTAGTTATTGGAGCAGGAAATATGGGATTAACCTACGCAGAAGGGATGGCGAGTTCAGCCATGCTTAATCGTAGAAATTTAATGGTATTTGATAAATCTGCAGATGTGATCGCAAGATTGCGCGATCTTGATCATTTTGACGTTTATGAGAATTTATCAGAATGCCTTCCGGAAGCGGATATCGTATTTGTTGCTGTAAAACCATATCACTGTGAAGATCTTTTTGAGGAGATGAAACCTATGGTGAATAAGGAGCAGATATTCGTATCCCTTATGGCCGGAGTAACTATTGAAAAAATACAAAATGGACTTGGAGTTAAAAAAGTAGTTAGATCAATGCCAAACCTTCCAGCACAGGTAGGAAAAGGTGTTACATCATATACAGAGTCCAAAGAAGTTTCCAGAGTAGAATTATTAATGGTGCGCAATCTCCTAGATACAACCGGAGAATCTATTCATGTGGAAAATGAAAACTTTATAGATGCTTCTACTGGTATTTCTGGTAGTGGACCTGCATACGTATTCTACTTTATGCAATCTATGCTAGAAGCAGCTCTTAAGATGGGCTTTTCCAAAAACGATTCAAAGGTATTGGTTAGCCAGACATTTGAAGGTGCCGTGGAACTGTTCAATCAAAATGACCTTTCACCTGGAACCTGGATGGAGCGAGTAGCCTCTAAAGGAGGTACCACCAGAGCAGCTCTTGATTCTATGGACGATAATAATGTAAAAGAATTGATCAAGGATGCTGCGTATGCCGCTTTTGATCGTGCTGTAGAATTAGGAGAGGAAAAATAA
- a CDS encoding glutamate-5-semialdehyde dehydrogenase, with amino-acid sequence MKLIKSETKNNVLKSMMSILDKRRNEIIDANKKDLEAFEKDDQAMYDRLIVDDKKVDGMIQSVKEVMEQDDPVGQVIEHRSLDTGLDITNKTAPFGNIMIIYESRPDVTIEAAVLAFKANNKIYLKGGKEAINSNKILEECWHEALEENGLGKEWIKLLHMNRTETQDFLKNPPEQLDLIVPRGGERLIAFVKEHSTGAVLVSGRGNNFLYVSKNADFEVAKKVMLNAKIDKISGCNALDKVLVDKNIENYESKLKELQELFRDNKVNILVDEEVSKVLTDEEKVPSEDTWYEEFLAMKIVIGAIDGLDAAIDKINKYSGGHSASIITKEKEEALTFMEQVDSAAVYHNASTRFTDGGQMGVGAELAISTDKLHHRGPLGLKQLVTNKYYVLGEGHVRV; translated from the coding sequence ATGAAGTTGATAAAATCAGAAACCAAAAATAACGTCCTGAAATCCATGATGAGTATTCTGGATAAGAGACGTAATGAAATTATTGATGCTAATAAAAAGGATCTGGAAGCTTTCGAAAAAGACGATCAGGCAATGTATGACCGATTGATCGTTGATGACAAGAAAGTTGATGGTATGATCCAATCTGTAAAAGAAGTTATGGAGCAGGATGATCCTGTAGGTCAGGTGATAGAACACCGAAGTCTGGATACAGGATTAGACATCACCAATAAAACTGCACCATTTGGCAACATCATGATCATTTATGAATCAAGACCAGATGTTACTATTGAAGCTGCAGTACTGGCATTCAAAGCCAATAATAAGATTTACCTAAAAGGAGGTAAAGAGGCGATTAACAGTAATAAGATCCTTGAGGAGTGCTGGCATGAAGCCCTTGAAGAAAATGGTTTAGGTAAGGAGTGGATCAAACTTCTACATATGAACCGAACTGAAACTCAGGATTTCTTGAAAAATCCACCAGAGCAATTAGATTTAATTGTACCAAGAGGTGGAGAGCGATTGATCGCTTTCGTTAAGGAACATTCTACCGGAGCTGTACTGGTTAGTGGTAGAGGAAATAATTTCCTATATGTTTCAAAAAATGCAGATTTTGAAGTTGCGAAGAAAGTGATGTTAAATGCCAAGATCGATAAGATCTCAGGTTGTAACGCTTTAGATAAAGTTCTTGTAGATAAGAATATTGAGAATTATGAATCTAAGCTAAAAGAGCTTCAGGAGCTATTCCGCGATAATAAAGTGAACATCCTTGTAGACGAGGAAGTTTCAAAAGTATTAACGGATGAAGAAAAGGTGCCTTCTGAAGATACCTGGTATGAAGAATTCCTTGCGATGAAGATCGTAATTGGAGCTATTGACGGGCTGGATGCAGCTATAGATAAAATAAACAAATATTCAGGAGGACATTCTGCTTCCATCATTACTAAAGAAAAAGAGGAAGCTTTAACCTTTATGGAACAAGTAGATAGCGCAGCGGTTTATCATAACGCTTCAACCCGTTTCACCGATGGTGGACAAATGGGCGTTGGAGCAGAACTTGCAATATCTACAGATAAACTTCACCACCGTGGACCATTAGGTCTAAAACAATTAGTTACTAATAAGTACTATGTTCTAGGTGAAGGTCATGTAAGAGTATAG